A DNA window from Argopecten irradians isolate NY chromosome 10, Ai_NY, whole genome shotgun sequence contains the following coding sequences:
- the LOC138332522 gene encoding uncharacterized protein encodes MAMQALYILSLLTLTHGAVNQNILNLYKHTTRGDGTYYGAGSSGTCSYTPPDLPPVAKNPAITDLVALNSPQFYGSLACGMCFTVQGAGHGLGNDPITGNHIVFVKDLCPECHAGSVDFARNGDGRWDISIRAIQCPVGNTKIEYKFQGSNDYYLKLQIRNARIPATEVEMRQKSGNYASFRHTSDGFWVMGSGFDKPVQYPIHLRLTAANGETITDTIHMSHIANEVVLHGSGKQFSLDSSLPS; translated from the exons ATGGCAATGCAGGCGTTGTACATTCTCTCCCTTCTAACACTGACCCACGGGGCCGTCAACCAAAACATCCTCAACCTCTACAAGCATACAACTCGCGGTGAT ggTACATATTACGGAGCTGGTTCCAGTGGAACTTGTAGTTACACACCTCCTGACCTCCCTCCTGTAGCTAAAAATCCCGCCATCACTGATCTCGTGGCCCTCAACAGTCCCCAGTTCTACGGATCTCTAGCATGTGGTATGTGTTTTACG GTTCAAGGGGCAGGACATGGTCTTGGTAACGACCCCATCACTGGTAACCATATTGTGTTCGTCAAAGACCTGTGTCCAGAATGTCACGCCG GTTCCGTTGACTTTGCCCGGAATGGTGACGGTCGGTGGGATATTTCCATCCGAGCAATCCAGTGTCCTGTCGGCAACACTAAAATCGAGTACAAATTCCAAGGAAGCAACGATTATTACCTGAAACTCCAAATCCGTAATGCGAG AATTCCCGCCACGGAAGTTGAAATGAGACAGAAGAGTGGTAATTATGCCAGCTTCCGACACACCTCTGATGGTTTCTGGGTGATGGGTTCGGGCTTCGACAAACCTGTACAATATCCGATACACTTGCGCCTCACAGCGGCCAATGGGGAGACAATTACGGACACCATTCACATGTCGCATATAG ccAATGAAGTAGTTTTACACGGATCAGGAAAGCAGTTTAGTCTTGACAGTAGTCTACCATCCTAA